The genomic stretch CGAGCAAAATCCTTACGAGGAATCATGACACTATGACCACAGCCTTCGCATTTAATTCGAATATCCATTCCCATTCGAATTATTTTCCATCTATTCTCTCCACAAGGGTGGGGTTTTTTCATTTCTACAATGTCATTTAAACCAAATTCTTTTTGATTCAATTACTGTGACCTCCTTGATTTTCTCGATGAGTTAATACATTTTTAGGATCTTCACCACGATTATACATAATCATCTTCGCAAACGGAACTTCAATACCATGTTCATTTAATCTCATTCTTACTTCTTTACGAATCATACGTGATATGTGAAAATGCCTCATTGGTTTCACTTCACTTGTAATGCGCATAACAACTTCATTTGCTTGCATTGTTTGAACTCCTAGTAATTCTGGTGTTTTTACCATATCTTCATATTTCCCAGGCAATTCTTCTAAGAGTTCTAGAATAATTTTTTCCGCTTTTTGAATATCTTCTTCATATGAGATACTAACATCTACAAATGCAATGCTGTTATGAAGCGAAAAGTTGGTCACTTCTATAATACTTCCATTAGGCAAAATATTAATTTCTCCTGTCCAACTTTTAATTTTAGTTGTCCGCAAACCAATCTCCTCCACAGTACCTTCAAATGTACCAATTCGCACATAATCTCCTACAGAAAACTGATCTTCAAAAATAATAAAGAAACCTGTAATAACATCCTTTACTAAATTTTGAGCACCAAACCCTACTGCTAAACCAACGATTCCTGCTCCTGCTAATAATCCCTTTACCTCAATTGTCATCGTTTCTAGAATCATAACAAGCGCAATAAAATAAACTGCATAGGTAAATACATTTTGAATTAAACGTACTAACGTTGCTTCTCTTCGCTCTGAAATACGCAGTGGACTTTTTGTCCGAACCTCTATCATTTTATTTAAAAACATTTTCCCAAATCGAATTAATAACATTGAAACGATAATAATGAGTAATATTTTAATAAAACCTATCCCTATATTAGCCCACGTCTCTTCTTTAAAGAACGTCTGAAACGTCGTTTTTAAAAAGGCTTGAATTGATTCCATGCTGCAAGCTCCCATTCTCATGATTGTCATAATATTTTAGTTTATTTTAGCAAGTTTTATTTAATTTTTGTAGATATTTCGTATTGGATAAACTAGTAAAGCGGCTAATAAGAATAGATTAACCATACCATATAAAGGGTATAAAACAGCAATTAACTTAGAAAATCCGAGTTTTGTAAATGGAATCATAATGATGACAAATATAATGGCCATTTTCCATAATGAGGTATTTTCATTCCTGCGAAATCTAGTTGTTAAACCTAGTATCCCTGATACTGCTGTTGTATAGATAGCCACTAACAATAAGATACTCATAATAATTAGCATAAAAAACGGAAAACTTTTCATTATAGCAAATAACGGAATTTCGTAGTCTGGTAACAAATCTGAAACCTGTAAAAGTGATTCATTATAAACAAAGGATAAACCACCAATTAGCAAACCACTCCCTATGGAAGCAATATGAATTTCTACTTTTGTTTTAATCTCATTTCCAATGGTTGTGAGAACTGCAACGAGAGGGAGAATATTTAAAGCCGTAAAAGTAAAACCTGAAGACCAATTATGTTGATGACGCCAGTCAATATCTAAAATATGCTGGCTTTTTAAAATAAAAAAAAGAAGTACACTAATTAAGCCGATAACAAGTACAGGCATAATATAAGAATTAATAGAGAGCATTCCTTGAATACCTCTAATAAACACCAGGATAATTAATAAACTAAAGGTCATAATGCCTAACCAGTATGGAAGCTGAAATGTTTCTAACGTAGCGCCTCCACCTGCAATCATAATAACTGTTGTTGAAAATAAATAAAAAATGATTAAGCTATCATAAAGGAAAGCCCACCTTTTTCCAAACACTTCAATAAGCAATGGATAAAATTGATTTGTTTTCAATTGAAAGCTAATACTCATAATTACTTGACAACAAATAATGAAGATAATAGTGAATAAAAGCAGAGCCAGTCCACTTTCTTCGCCGAAGAATTGCCAAAGTTCTCTTCCAGATGCATAACCAGCTCCAATAATTGTACCTAAAATAAGAAACATCCATTTAAAGCCCTGCTTCAACATAAATTCCTCCTTTAAGTGAAATGTATGTATAGAATATTAAAAATCTTCGTATACTGTTACTACTATGTATAAGGAGTGGAACCTATGAATCTAAAATCCTCCTTCTTTGAGAAAACATCACGTTCAATTCGTATTTTTCATGATGAAGAATTTGCTGCTCAACAATTAAGTAAACAGCTAGGGTTGTTACTTCCAGCTGATCCTGCTAGACCGGTCGTAATTGTTTGTATCGGAACAGACCGCTCAACTGGAGATTCATTAGGACCATTAGTAGGCACGAAATTAAAAGAAAAAAGCCTTTCTCATTTTCATATATATGGCACATTAAAAGATCCCATTCATGCTGTTAATTTAAAAGATACTTTAAAAATGATTCAAAAGGAATTTGATAACCCTTTTATTATCGGCATTGATGCTTGTTTAGGAAGAATGAAGAGTGTAGGATCTGTTTCATTGGGAATAGGGCCGGTAAAGCCTGGTGCGGGCGTAAATAAAGAGTTACCTCCTGTGGGTGATATTCATATGACTGGAATTGTAAATGTAAGTGGCTTTATGGAGTTTTTTGTACTACAAAATACAAGACTTTATTTAGTCATGAGCATTGCAGAATTAATTGCTACTAGTATTCAATATGCTTATCAAACTCATAGAGGACCCTCTGTCTCTTTGTCATCTCATAGTTATCAATTAGAGTATGAAAAATAAAAAGGTTGTCCTAATAATTAGGACAACCTTTTTATTTTTGCTCAATTGAAATATGTTCTAATAACTCTAATAAGCGATTTAAATCATCTTGAGTAAAGAACTCAATTTCAATCTTTCCTTTTTTCTTGGTTCTCGTAATATTTACGGGGGTACCTAGTTTTTCCTGCAACTTTGTTTCATTTTCTCTAATAAAGATATCTTTTGTTTTTTGAGGTTTTTCTTTCTTTGTTTCACGTGAAACAGATTGATTAAGGTGAGAAACGTACGCCTCTAATTGCCGAACATTTAAGTGCTCTGTTTTTATTTTTTTAATTACTTTTGGAAGTAATGATTTATTTTTTAATCCAGCTAATGTACGACCGTGTCCCATTGAAATTTCGTTATTTGAAATTAACATTTGCACTTCTTCTGGAAGCTGTAACAAACGTAGATAATTGGCAATATGCGGTCGACTTTTGCCTAGGCGAGCTGCCAATTGCTCTTGTGTCATATCAAGTTTTTCAATAAGAAGATGGTAAGCCATTGCTTCTTCGATTGGAGTCAAGTCTTCACGCTGCAAGTTCTCAAGCAACGCCAACTCCATCATTTGCTTTTCTGAAAAATCTTTTACAATAACAGGGACCGTTGTTAAGTTTGCTTCTTTTGCTGCTCTAAATCTACGTTCTCCAGCTAGGATTTCATATCCTTTAATACTTCTTCTAGCAACAATCGGTTGTAGAATTCCATGGTGTAAAATGGACTGCTTTAACTCCTCGATTGCTTCTTGCTGGAACGTTTTACGCGGTTGATAAGGATTTGGCCTTAATTCATTAATATCAATGTCTTGAATTGAATCTGTAGCTTGTGTATCTACCCCCGAAAATAAAGCATTAATACCTTTACCTAATCCTTTCGCCATTATATATCACTTCCTTCGCAAGTTCCATGTATACCGCAGCCCCTCTAGACTTTGAATCATATAAAATAACTGGTGCACCATGACTAGGTGCTTCACTAAGACGAACGTTTCGTGGAATAATTGTTTGGTAAACACGTTCTTGGAAATACTTTTTGACCTCAGCAGTAACTTGGAGTCCTAAATTCGTGCGTGCATCTAACATTGTTAATAGGACACCTTCAATTCGAAGGTGATGATTTAAATG from Bacillus sp. 1780r2a1 encodes the following:
- a CDS encoding mechanosensitive ion channel family protein: MESIQAFLKTTFQTFFKEETWANIGIGFIKILLIIIVSMLLIRFGKMFLNKMIEVRTKSPLRISERREATLVRLIQNVFTYAVYFIALVMILETMTIEVKGLLAGAGIVGLAVGFGAQNLVKDVITGFFIIFEDQFSVGDYVRIGTFEGTVEEIGLRTTKIKSWTGEINILPNGSIIEVTNFSLHNSIAFVDVSISYEEDIQKAEKIILELLEELPGKYEDMVKTPELLGVQTMQANEVVMRITSEVKPMRHFHISRMIRKEVRMRLNEHGIEVPFAKMIMYNRGEDPKNVLTHRENQGGHSN
- the yyaC gene encoding spore protease YyaC translates to MNLKSSFFEKTSRSIRIFHDEEFAAQQLSKQLGLLLPADPARPVVIVCIGTDRSTGDSLGPLVGTKLKEKSLSHFHIYGTLKDPIHAVNLKDTLKMIQKEFDNPFIIGIDACLGRMKSVGSVSLGIGPVKPGAGVNKELPPVGDIHMTGIVNVSGFMEFFVLQNTRLYLVMSIAELIATSIQYAYQTHRGPSVSLSSHSYQLEYEK
- a CDS encoding DUF951 domain-containing protein produces the protein MNQKEFGLNDIVEMKKPHPCGENRWKIIRMGMDIRIKCEGCGHSVMIPRKDFARKMKKILVKHEE
- a CDS encoding ParB/RepB/Spo0J family partition protein, whose product is MAKGLGKGINALFSGVDTQATDSIQDIDINELRPNPYQPRKTFQQEAIEELKQSILHHGILQPIVARRSIKGYEILAGERRFRAAKEANLTTVPVIVKDFSEKQMMELALLENLQREDLTPIEEAMAYHLLIEKLDMTQEQLAARLGKSRPHIANYLRLLQLPEEVQMLISNNEISMGHGRTLAGLKNKSLLPKVIKKIKTEHLNVRQLEAYVSHLNQSVSRETKKEKPQKTKDIFIRENETKLQEKLGTPVNITRTKKKGKIEIEFFTQDDLNRLLELLEHISIEQK